Genomic window (Gadus macrocephalus chromosome 13, ASM3116895v1):
CAGACCAGGAGGACGACAAAGAGTCCAGGTAATGACAACACTGGTAGCCTTTAATTTAGTTTGGCTGGAAGTCACTCTAATATTGTCTACAGTGGCCTCCATATCCGGTTTGATTCGTTTAAATAATGCACAGGATGCTAATATTTTCTAAACTCACGATGTTGACAGAGCATTTTAGTCGCCTTGAGCTATGATCTTTTCATCCTGCTTTATCCTTCAAATACTTGGCTAGATAAGGTTGAAATTTAAATAAGTGAATAAGTGAATTTCGTTATTTACCCGAACATGGTTCGGAATCTTGCTGTGACTTTGCTATGGTAACATTGTTTCAATCGGCCATACCTGCATGTCTTAAGCATACCTACTGTTAATGACTTTGGAATAGTGAAATTCTACATTTCTGTGGAAATATTTCCCCCCAAATACCTTGTGGATTATTTTAAGACAATTCATTCTTTATACAGCACTTTACTGGAGACACTTGATTACAATAATGAGCCACTGGCTCTTGATTATCAAGTAAAATCAAGTTGAAGATTTGTTATTTTTGAAATGGGTCCCAGATGTGCCGTAACCGTTAATGATTATCTTGGAAGTGTCTTCCCCAAAGAAACGGGCCGGCTCTGTGTTTTCAAATGAATTTCATATCATCCTAGCAACTCATTTCCAACATAAGTGCACTGCCTTGAATCCAAACTGAAAGTCAAGTCCAACGCGGCCTCCTGTCTGTTAGGGCTGTGCCTCCTTCTCTTTTCAAATAATTGTCTTATCGCTGCTTAACCACTCGGCAGATGGTTATACCCGGTGACACGTTGTTTATTATGATGATCAATCAGAAACACCCCTCTGTATGCCTGTAGTCATTTGTACCTTCTGGCTCAAACCCGTTTTTGGAATATGTTTTCTAGTGAGGTGTCGGAGTCGGGCAGCCTGGGCAGCTCGGTGAAGAACAAGCACCAGGACGAagacgacgacgaggaggacATGGAGTCAGAGCAGCACGAGGTGAAGAGGCTAAAGTTCAAcaacaaggaggaggagtacgacgacgacgaagacgaggacgaggaggacgacgagcaGGAGTCGGACACGCTGAGAGAGCTGCACACATCGGGATGCTCCTCGAAGGAGGCCGAGGCCATGGTGCAGGagaaggatgaagaggaggaggaggaggaggacaacgtGGCCTCCAGCAGTGCGGGCTCCATCGAAGAACAAGGTATGGTGGTTCTATTGAGTTTGACCCATTCTGAGGTAGATGGCACGCCAACAGCTACCTATTTAAGTAGATGTTATTTACTTTTGTACAAATGATTAAGTGGCTGAATGTTGCTAGATATAAAAGAAGACCTGATTAACACACCAAAGCGTTTGTTATTTTTAGGGCTACGTTGCTGATGTAACTCATTTTTAGCAACCGGTTTTTCATTAGGTTGGAGGCGAGTAAATGTTCAGTAGTTAGGACTAGCAGTGTTTCCTTAAGCTGGATGAGTTAAAAGTTATGGAAACTGGGGTATGTAGAACGCCCTGTCAAACCATATGATTATTGTAACGGAATCTTAAAAACTATTTCTTACACAATACAGCTTATCACTCAAATGTTACctgaaatgaatgaattagAAAGTGTCTTCTATCCTGATGAAAGAAACTCCAGCAATTGTCTGACCACAATTTGGTCAAACAAGTGCATATTGACCAACCAACTGACCTTGACCGCCCTAGTTAATGATGTACACTGATAAGATCACCTAGTGAGGCCGGGGTTTAGTTAGTAGCCTGGGACTCGTGAAACAAAGTCCCCTTTGGGTCACCAGCATCTTCCCCAGTGTGTAAGTCTGAGTTATGACCCCACAGTGGTCCAACCCCTGAACCCGTCTGTCCCCCagagcccagcagcagcacgcaGGCGGAGATGCCCGCCGACCCGGGCCACGAGGAGCAGGCGGAGAGGGAGGTGCCGTGTGGCTCCCAGGAGGAAGGCAGCAGCGACATGGACCAGACGGAGCAGCAGGCCCCGGCCGGCACCCCGGAGGAGGGGCCCGACACCAGCAGGGACAGCGACGACGGCGCCAGCGACccggtcagcagcagcagcaccaccaccaccagcagcagtagcagcagtagtagcagcGTGGTCGAGGAGAGCAGCGCCGAGGTCCGAGAGGAGGGAGCCCCCGCTCCCTCCAGCAGTACACCGGAGACCCCTACAGAGGGCGCCACAGAGGGCGCCGGCTTGAACACTGGGACCAGTGACGAGCCCATGGACCAGGACTAGACTAGACTCCTGAACCCGAGACCATTCACAAAAAACATCCACCCTGAGTCCATGAGTCCAGCGTGGGATGAGGGACAGTTTGTCTGCTAATTGAGACAAACGTTGTGTCTTGCTTTTGTGGGCGTGCCCTCCAAAATGCAGCCTGGCATTAATGTGggcatacaaatacaattttggttttgattttcttttcctttttattttaattttatttttttaccggaaagttttttctttttttctatacatatatatataattattcttACTGCTTCTGTTCATTTAAAAATTTCCTGAAGGTCATTTGTCTCTGAGCTGTGCGTTCTGACAACCTTGACTCCCTTGGATAGCTATCTTCTTGTTGTCGTCGTTTCAACACTGGGCAGTTCGGATACCGTGTTATTCTGCTACTTTTATCcttttctccccccccacccaccatctTTAAGCGGTCCTGCTGTTTTTGGACCGAAAGAAATGGAAGAGGTCAGTTTTTGAAGACTTCGACTTGGTTAGCGGGCCACAGGACGGGAACAGACCCCACTCCAGCCATCACTGCAGTTTGAGCTTACAGGAAAGATTTACTAGCACCATCAACTGTTCCTGACTGAAGCACACGGCACCAACACAGGCTTCCCT
Coding sequences:
- the ppp4r2b gene encoding serine/threonine-protein phosphatase 4 regulatory subunit 2-B; its protein translation is MMDIDSLQEALKDFDKKGKQESFPLLEQFLCHIAKTGETLVQWPQFKNYFLFKLEKVMEDFMASVPEQRGPANPNVESIPFEDMKERILKIVKAYNGIPFTIQRLCELLTEPKRNYTGTDKFLRGIEKNVMVVSCVHPTSEKNGCSGISRMNGVMLPGNTSAFSERKVNGPGTPRPLNRPKMSLASSLAANGLPDSTDNKDSEPDQEDDKESSEVSESGSLGSSVKNKHQDEDDDEEDMESEQHEVKRLKFNNKEEEYDDDEDEDEEDDEQESDTLRELHTSGCSSKEAEAMVQEKDEEEEEEEDNVASSSAGSIEEQEPSSSTQAEMPADPGHEEQAEREVPCGSQEEGSSDMDQTEQQAPAGTPEEGPDTSRDSDDGASDPVSSSSTTTTSSSSSSSSSVVEESSAEVREEGAPAPSSSTPETPTEGATEGAGLNTGTSDEPMDQD